A stretch of Oncorhynchus mykiss isolate Arlee chromosome 14, USDA_OmykA_1.1, whole genome shotgun sequence DNA encodes these proteins:
- the LOC110488630 gene encoding arylsulfatase I-like: MAVSALTGFSVVSLLSLGYLSWDLMSPNQVESESVPNFRDRSPVPHPPHIIFIMTDDQGFNDIGYHGSDIQTPTLDKLAADGVKLENYYIQPICTPSRSQLITGRYQIHTGLQHSIIRPRQPNCLPFDQVTLPQRLQEAGYSTHMVGKWHLGFYKKECLPTRRGFDSYFGSLTGSVDYYTYKSCDGPGMCGFDLHEGETVAWGQGGKYSTHLYTQRVRKILAAHDPQAQPLFIYLSFQAVHTPLQSPREYIYPYRSLGNVARRKYAAMVSAVDEAVRNVTYALRKYGYYQNSVIIFSTDNGGQPFSGGSNWPLRGRKGTYWEGGVRGLGFVHSPLLRRKRRVSKALVHITDWYPTLVGLAGGNASQTEGLDGYDMWGAISEEKESPRLEILHNIDPLYNPARSGSLQSGYGIWNTAIQASIRAGDWKLLTGDPGYGDWTPPQMLPGFPDGWWNLERHLEPQKSVWLFNISGDPYERYDLAEQRPDVVKELLARLVFYNRTSVPVRYPSEDPRGDPDLNDGAWGPWVGDDEEDHWNGVYHKKTKNRKKYKLSRTKSFFRRLNTRIMSNRI, encoded by the exons ATGGCAGTGTCAGCTCTAACCGGATTCTCCGTGGTCAGTTTGCTCAGTCTCGGCTACCTGTCGTGGGACTTAATGAGTCCGAACCAGGTGGAGAGCGAGTCAGTTCCGAACTTTCGAGACCGGTCACCGGTACCGCATCCCCCTCACATCATCTTCATCATGACGGACGACCAGGGTTTCAACGATATCGGTTACCACGGCTCCGACATCCAGACACCGACGCTGGATAAGCTGGCCGCGGATGGAGTGAAGCTGGAGAACTACTACATACAGCCCATATGCACGCCATCTCGCAGTCAGCTGATCACCGGCAG GTACCAGATCCACACTGGcttgcagcactccatcatccGACCCCGTCAGCCCAACTGCCTTCCCTTTGACCAGGTCACCCTTCCCCAGAGACTGCAGGAGGCTGGCTACTCCACCCATATGGTAGGCAAGTGGCACCTGGGCTTTTACAAGAAGGAGTGCCTGCCCACCCGCCGAGGCTTTGACTCCTACTTCGGTTCTTTGACAGGCAGCGTGGATTACTACACCTACAAGTCATGTGACGGCCCAGGGATGTGTGGTTTTGACCTCCACGAGGGGGAGACGGTGGCATGGGGTCAGGGGGGGAAGTACTCCACCCATCTGTACACCCAGAGGGTGAGGAAGATCTTAGCTGCCCACGACCCTCAGGCACAGCCTCTGTTTATATACCTCTCCTTCCAGGCGGTGCACACACCTCTCCAGTCCCCGCGGGAATACATCTATCCATACCGCAGCCTGGGCAACGTGGCCAGGAGGAAATATGCAGCCATGGTGTCGGCTGTAGACGAAGCGGTGAGGAATGTGACCTATGCCCTTCGTAAGTATGGCTACTACCAGAACAGTGTCATCATATTCTCCACTGACAACGGAGGCCAGCCCTTCTCCGGGGGTAGCAACTGGCCTCTGAGGGGGCGTAAGGGCACCTACTGGGAGGGGGGCGTGAGGGGGCTGGGCTTTGTCCACAGCCCCCTGCTGAGGCGCAAGAGGAGGGTGAGCAAGGCCCTGGTGCACATCACTGACTGGTACCCCACGCTGGTTGGGTTGGCTGGGGGAAACGCGTCACAGACCGAGGGGCTAGATGGGTATGACATGTGGGGGGCCATCAGTGAGGAGAAGGAGTCCCCCCGACTGGAGATCCTCCATAACATCGACCCTCTCTACAACCCGGCCCGGAGCGGCTCCCTGCAGAGTGGCTATGGCATCTGGAACACAGCCATCCAGGCCTCCATCCGCGCAGGCGACTGGAAGCTCTTGACCGGAGACCCCGGATACGGAGACTGGACCCCGCCCCAGATGCTCCCTGGCTTTCCCGATGGCTGGTGGAACCTGGAACGCCACCTGGAACCTCAGAAGTCAGTATGGCTCTTTAACATCAGTGGAGACCCGTACGAACGCTATGACCTGGCCGAGCAGCGACCAGACGTGGTCAAAGAGCTCCTGGCGCGGTTGGTGTTCTACAACCGGACTTCGGTCCCAGTGCGGTACCCCTCTGAGGACCCCAGGGGCGACCCAGACCTGAACGATGGCGCGTGGGGACCGTGGGTGGGGGACGATGAGGAGGACCACTGGAACGGGGTTTATCACAAAAAGACCAAGAACCGGAAGAAGTACAAGCTGTCCAGAACCAAATCTTTCTTCAGGAGACTTAACACTAGAATCATGTCCAACCGGATATAG